From Ailuropoda melanoleuca isolate Jingjing chromosome 8, ASM200744v2, whole genome shotgun sequence, a single genomic window includes:
- the DCUN1D5 gene encoding DCN1-like protein 5 isoform X1 — protein sequence MPVKKKRKSPGVAAAVAEDGGLKKCKISSYCRSQPPARLISGEEHFSSKKCLAWFYEYAGPDEVVGPEGMEKFCEDIGVEPENIIMLVLAWKLEAESMGFFTKEEWLKGMTSLQCDCTEKLQNKFDFLRSQLNDISSFKNIYRYAFDFARDKDQRSLDIDTAKSMLALLLGRTWPLFSVFYQYLEQSKYRVMNKDQWYNVLEFSRTVHADLSNYDEDGAWPVLLDEFVEWQKIRQTS from the exons ATGCCggtgaagaagaagagaaaatcccCTGGGGTGGCAGCGGCCGTGGCGGAGGACGGAGGCCTCAAAAAGTGTAAAATCTCCAG CTATTGCAGATCCCAACCCCCTGCTAGACTAATAAGTGGAGAGGAACATTTTTCAAGCAAGAAGTGCCTGGCTTGGTTTTATGAGTATGCAG gTCCTGATGAAGTTGTAGGGccagaaggaatggaaaaatttTGTGAAGACATTGGTGTTGAACctgaaaat ATTATAATGTTAGTTTTAGCGTGGAAATTGGAGGCTGAAAGCATGGGATTTTTTACCAAGGAAGAATGGTTAAAGGGGATGACTTCATTACa GTGTGACTGCACAGAAAAGTTACAGAACAAATTTGACTTTTTGCGCTCACAGTTGAATGATATTTCTTCGTTTAAGAATATCTACAGATATGCCTTTGATTTTGCAAGG gATAAAGATCAGAGAAGCCTTGATATCGATACCGCTAAGTCTATGCTAGCTCTTCTGCTTGGAAGGACATGGCcattgttttcagtattttaccAGTACCTGGAG CAATCAAAGTATCGTGTTATGAACAAAGATCAGTGGTACAACGTGTTAGAGTTCAGCAGAACTGTCCATGCCGATCTTAGTAACTATGATGAAGACGGTGCTT GGCCTGTTCTTCTCGATGAATTTGTTGAGTGGCAAAAAATCCGTCAAACATCATAG
- the DCUN1D5 gene encoding DCN1-like protein 5 isoform X3, producing MCDCTEKLQNKFDFLRSQLNDISSFKNIYRYAFDFARDKDQRSLDIDTAKSMLALLLGRTWPLFSVFYQYLEQSKYRVMNKDQWYNVLEFSRTVHADLSNYDEDGAWPVLLDEFVEWQKIRQTS from the exons at GTGTGACTGCACAGAAAAGTTACAGAACAAATTTGACTTTTTGCGCTCACAGTTGAATGATATTTCTTCGTTTAAGAATATCTACAGATATGCCTTTGATTTTGCAAGG gATAAAGATCAGAGAAGCCTTGATATCGATACCGCTAAGTCTATGCTAGCTCTTCTGCTTGGAAGGACATGGCcattgttttcagtattttaccAGTACCTGGAG CAATCAAAGTATCGTGTTATGAACAAAGATCAGTGGTACAACGTGTTAGAGTTCAGCAGAACTGTCCATGCCGATCTTAGTAACTATGATGAAGACGGTGCTT GGCCTGTTCTTCTCGATGAATTTGTTGAGTGGCAAAAAATCCGTCAAACATCATAG
- the DCUN1D5 gene encoding DCN1-like protein 5 isoform X2, producing MEKFCEDIGVEPENIIMLVLAWKLEAESMGFFTKEEWLKGMTSLQCDCTEKLQNKFDFLRSQLNDISSFKNIYRYAFDFARDKDQRSLDIDTAKSMLALLLGRTWPLFSVFYQYLEQSKYRVMNKDQWYNVLEFSRTVHADLSNYDEDGAWPVLLDEFVEWQKIRQTS from the exons atggaaaaatttTGTGAAGACATTGGTGTTGAACctgaaaat ATTATAATGTTAGTTTTAGCGTGGAAATTGGAGGCTGAAAGCATGGGATTTTTTACCAAGGAAGAATGGTTAAAGGGGATGACTTCATTACa GTGTGACTGCACAGAAAAGTTACAGAACAAATTTGACTTTTTGCGCTCACAGTTGAATGATATTTCTTCGTTTAAGAATATCTACAGATATGCCTTTGATTTTGCAAGG gATAAAGATCAGAGAAGCCTTGATATCGATACCGCTAAGTCTATGCTAGCTCTTCTGCTTGGAAGGACATGGCcattgttttcagtattttaccAGTACCTGGAG CAATCAAAGTATCGTGTTATGAACAAAGATCAGTGGTACAACGTGTTAGAGTTCAGCAGAACTGTCCATGCCGATCTTAGTAACTATGATGAAGACGGTGCTT GGCCTGTTCTTCTCGATGAATTTGTTGAGTGGCAAAAAATCCGTCAAACATCATAG